One Sphaerisporangium krabiense DNA segment encodes these proteins:
- a CDS encoding LysR family transcriptional regulator: protein MDVQQLRSFLAVAEELHFGRAAERLHMAQPPLSRTIKQLERELGTQLFERNTRSVRLTAAGQVLIGPAKDVLDALYRAEAAVRAAGDGQVGRVRIAFAGASTHSLVARLARVVRSRRPGIQLELSSQNFAQPAMKKLVQGDTDIALGRWDVIPAEVVARVVVPDALSVAVPDTHPLAGAPRLEIGQLADDGFVSLPPYEGAVLPDRLRRLAHAAGFVANVVQIAPDTQTALALVSAQVGCHLTLSSVARNVTDPHVVFVPLDAPPQDVDLRAAWRRDDRSPALRAVLDELLMFEGAEPPSVDLHSRSSSGSSAWPASRATASTSAAKSRPSPSPPEISRE from the coding sequence ATGGACGTACAGCAGCTCCGCTCCTTCCTCGCGGTGGCCGAAGAACTGCACTTCGGCCGGGCCGCCGAGCGGCTGCACATGGCCCAACCTCCGCTGAGCCGCACCATCAAGCAACTGGAGCGCGAACTCGGGACCCAGCTGTTCGAGCGCAACACCCGGTCGGTCCGCCTGACCGCCGCCGGGCAGGTGCTCATCGGCCCGGCGAAGGACGTCCTGGACGCCCTATACCGGGCGGAGGCAGCGGTACGGGCGGCCGGGGACGGTCAGGTCGGGCGGGTCCGGATCGCGTTCGCCGGGGCGTCGACCCACTCTCTGGTCGCGAGGCTCGCCCGCGTGGTGCGATCGCGGCGCCCAGGGATCCAGCTGGAGTTGTCGAGCCAGAACTTCGCGCAGCCGGCGATGAAGAAGCTCGTGCAGGGAGACACCGACATCGCCCTCGGCCGCTGGGACGTCATTCCCGCCGAGGTGGTCGCTCGGGTCGTCGTGCCCGACGCGCTCTCGGTCGCGGTCCCGGACACCCACCCCCTGGCCGGCGCCCCCCGGCTGGAGATCGGGCAGCTGGCCGACGACGGCTTCGTGTCCTTGCCGCCGTACGAGGGCGCGGTGCTGCCGGACCGGTTGCGGCGCCTGGCCCACGCCGCGGGATTCGTCGCGAACGTCGTCCAGATCGCGCCCGACACGCAGACAGCGCTCGCACTCGTGAGCGCGCAGGTCGGATGCCATCTGACGCTCTCGTCGGTGGCGCGGAACGTCACCGACCCACATGTCGTGTTCGTGCCTCTGGACGCCCCACCGCAGGACGTCGACCTGCGAGCGGCATGGCGCCGTGACGATCGCAGCCCCGCGTTACGGGCGGTGCTGGACGAGCTGCTGATGTTCGAAGGAGCCGAACCGCCGTCCGTGGATCTTCATTCCCGAT
- a CDS encoding acyl-CoA dehydrogenase family protein, giving the protein MYTGNPDVPDDVFTDVLSQINDFVRTRVMPRELEIMTTDAIPADLREQAAGMGLFGYAIPQAWGGLGLDLVQDVEVAMALGYTSLSLRSMFGTNNGIAGQVLVGFGTVEQQARWLPALASGAVVASFALTEPGAGSNPTGLRTSARPDGEGWIIDGGKQFVTNATEAGLFVVFARVRPPSESGTGIAVFLVPSNTPGVEVGAKDAKMGQEGSRTANVTFTQVRVGPEALVGGDGEVGYKAAMTSLARGRIHIAGVAVGAAQRALDESVAYAATATQGGTPIGDFQLVQAMIADQQTGVLAGRALAREAARLYVTGEDRRIAPSAAKLFCTEMAGQAADLAVQVHGGSGYIREVPVERIYRDVRLLRLYEGTSEIQRLIVGGNLVRAEKRRRS; this is encoded by the coding sequence ATGTACACCGGCAACCCCGACGTCCCCGATGACGTTTTCACGGACGTCCTCAGCCAGATCAATGACTTCGTGCGCACTCGCGTCATGCCCCGCGAACTGGAGATCATGACGACGGACGCCATCCCCGCCGACCTGCGCGAGCAGGCCGCCGGCATGGGGTTGTTCGGGTACGCGATCCCCCAGGCCTGGGGTGGGCTCGGCCTCGACCTCGTCCAGGACGTGGAAGTCGCCATGGCACTGGGCTACACGTCACTGTCGCTGCGGTCGATGTTCGGCACGAACAACGGCATCGCCGGACAGGTGCTGGTCGGGTTCGGCACCGTGGAGCAGCAGGCGCGGTGGCTGCCCGCCCTCGCGTCCGGTGCGGTGGTCGCGTCCTTCGCGCTCACCGAGCCCGGCGCCGGGTCCAACCCGACCGGCCTCCGGACCAGCGCGAGACCGGACGGCGAAGGCTGGATCATCGACGGCGGCAAGCAGTTCGTCACCAACGCCACCGAGGCCGGTCTGTTCGTGGTGTTCGCCCGCGTCCGGCCCCCGTCGGAATCCGGCACGGGTATCGCGGTGTTCCTGGTGCCCTCGAACACGCCGGGCGTCGAGGTCGGCGCGAAGGACGCCAAGATGGGACAGGAGGGCTCGCGCACGGCGAACGTGACCTTCACACAGGTCCGCGTGGGACCGGAGGCTCTGGTGGGCGGCGACGGAGAGGTCGGGTACAAGGCCGCGATGACGTCGCTGGCCCGCGGCAGGATCCACATCGCCGGCGTCGCCGTCGGCGCCGCGCAGCGCGCGCTGGACGAGTCGGTCGCCTATGCCGCCACCGCCACCCAAGGCGGCACCCCGATCGGAGACTTCCAGCTCGTGCAGGCGATGATCGCCGACCAGCAGACCGGCGTGCTCGCAGGCCGGGCACTGGCACGAGAGGCCGCGCGGTTGTACGTGACCGGCGAGGACCGCCGGATCGCGCCGTCGGCGGCGAAGTTGTTCTGCACTGAGATGGCGGGCCAGGCCGCCGATCTGGCGGTACAGGTCCACGGTGGCAGCGGCTACATCCGTGAGGTCCCGGTCGAGCGCATCTACCGCGATGTCCGGCTCTTGCGGT